From Candidatus Tisiphia endosymbiont of Melanophora roralis, a single genomic window includes:
- a CDS encoding ribonuclease HI — translation MNLQEPNISKSQATLPKVTIYTDGACSGNPGPGGWGALLQFHGDSVELDPNALKNWYNKKKLNELDICENSTKFRDSFSLKQKSIFGHELYTTNNRMEMTAVIEALKVLKKSCYVELYTDSKYLQLGITQWINTWIKNNWHKNNNDPVKNVDLWKKLYEELSKHYIIWNWVKGHNNNEGNEMADRLAVQGKETAIKILKCHS, via the coding sequence ATGAATCTGCAAGAGCCAAATATTTCAAAGAGTCAAGCTACTTTGCCTAAGGTTACCATATACACTGATGGAGCTTGTTCAGGTAATCCTGGACCAGGTGGCTGGGGGGCATTATTACAGTTTCATGGAGATAGTGTAGAGCTAGACCCAAATGCTTTAAAAAATTGGTATAACAAAAAAAAGTTAAACGAGTTAGATATATGTGAGAACTCTACGAAGTTTCGTGATAGCTTTTCTTTAAAGCAGAAGAGTATATTTGGTCATGAACTATATACCACTAATAATCGCATGGAAATGACAGCAGTAATTGAAGCATTAAAAGTTCTTAAAAAATCATGCTATGTAGAACTTTACACAGATAGTAAGTATTTACAGCTTGGAATAACACAGTGGATTAACACATGGATAAAAAATAACTGGCATAAAAACAACAATGATCCAGTCAAGAATGTTGATTTATGGAAAAAATTGTACGAAGAGTTAAGTAAACACTATATTATTTGGAATTGGGTTAAAGGTCACAATAATAATGAAGGTAATGAAATGGCTGATAGGCTAGCTGTGCAAGGAAAAGAAACTGCTATAAAAATACTTAAATGTCATTCATAG
- a CDS encoding DNA-3-methyladenine glycosylase: MFKILPKTFYERDTLIVSQELLGKVLCFGNIEARIIETEAYVGEDDPACHAAKGITPRTKIMYGSAGYAYVYLIYGMYYCLNIVTEKQGFPAAVLIRGVYQYSPLQVLLDGPGKLCRTLGINKTQNGQDVTSNKSFCIIDVGSTPRIGISKGTDRLWRYLEV; this comes from the coding sequence ATGTTTAAAATACTTCCAAAAACATTTTATGAAAGAGATACGCTTATTGTCTCACAAGAGTTACTTGGAAAGGTTTTGTGCTTTGGTAATATAGAAGCACGAATTATTGAAACAGAAGCTTATGTTGGAGAAGATGATCCTGCTTGTCATGCAGCAAAGGGTATAACGCCCCGTACAAAGATTATGTATGGTTCTGCAGGTTATGCATATGTATATTTGATTTATGGTATGTATTATTGTTTAAATATAGTAACAGAAAAACAGGGATTTCCAGCTGCTGTATTAATTAGGGGGGTGTATCAATATAGTCCTTTACAAGTTTTACTTGATGGACCTGGTAAATTATGTCGTACTCTTGGAATTAATAAAACCCAAAATGGTCAAGATGTAACTAGTAATAAGTCTTTTTGTATTATTGATGTAGGTAGTACTCCTAGAATTGGTATTAGCAAAGGTACAGACAGACTTTGGCGTTATTTAGAGGTATAG
- a CDS encoding virB8 family protein: MFKLANILNILKSPSDAVEDQSVQSNNFVKATRNWYEERSDRLIVQRNILLVLSILLIILIMASIAAVTIVVNSREFSPFVIQIDDSTGMATIVNPISSEILNGDEALSRYFIKKYLIARETYNPVDFDTEARKSVRLLSSSPVYYNYLGYIQNKDVNPVLIYGQNNTTFLVIKSWSGVEKNKYMVRFSINETTGNKTVFNKIAVVSYAYIPMELTDADRDINPVGFQVNDYRVDDDNS, from the coding sequence ATGTTTAAGTTAGCTAATATATTAAATATACTAAAATCACCTTCTGATGCGGTAGAGGATCAAAGTGTTCAGTCTAACAACTTTGTTAAAGCTACTAGGAATTGGTATGAGGAAAGATCTGATAGGTTAATTGTACAACGTAATATCTTGTTGGTATTATCTATATTACTAATAATACTTATAATGGCATCCATAGCAGCAGTAACTATAGTGGTAAATTCAAGAGAGTTTAGCCCTTTTGTTATCCAAATTGATGATAGTACGGGGATGGCAACGATTGTAAATCCAATATCTTCGGAGATACTAAACGGTGACGAGGCACTTTCAAGGTATTTTATTAAAAAATACCTCATAGCTAGAGAAACATATAATCCTGTTGATTTTGATACTGAAGCAAGGAAAAGCGTTAGATTATTATCTTCAAGTCCAGTATATTATAACTATCTAGGATATATACAAAATAAAGATGTAAATCCAGTTTTAATATATGGTCAAAACAACACAACTTTTTTGGTAATTAAATCTTGGTCAGGAGTAGAAAAAAATAAATATATGGTTAGGTTCTCTATTAATGAAACAACAGGCAATAAAACGGTTTTCAATAAAATAGCTGTGGTAAGTTACGCATATATTCCAATGGAATTAACAGATGCAGATCGAGATATTAACCCAGTAGGTTTTCAAGTTAATGATTATAGGGTAGATGATGATAATAGCTAG
- the lpxB gene encoding lipid-A-disaccharide synthase, protein MAKIYLIAGEISGDFIGSHLIQSLKDLYKLEEIQLEFVGVGGSKMEEAGLEHSLFPISQINLMGFVEIIPHIFKITKLIKHTIADIIQHAPDLLITIDSPGFTYRVAKKIRAVRPNLKIIHIVAPSVWAYKPSRAMKYAKIYDYLLALLPFEPPYFQKVGLDCRYIGHPILEQYFYDNKDKELLKRELQIPVYSEVLCVTCGSRKGEITRHAPVFTAAINLLAKKFPNLEVIFVTAEPSHKSLIEPFLSDAAFNYHFSSDRLKIFAVATLALAKSGTNTLEIAACNTPMIVAYKLNILSFLLIKLLIKIPYISLINIIANKEILPEFIQFNCTKSNIADKLTSLLVDRKKAAQQVKESRKILIELGFKSPSSPSSVAAYIIKSECLN, encoded by the coding sequence ATGGCTAAAATTTATCTAATTGCTGGTGAAATTTCAGGAGATTTTATAGGGAGTCATTTGATACAAAGCCTAAAAGATCTCTATAAGCTGGAGGAGATACAATTAGAGTTCGTTGGTGTAGGGGGAAGCAAGATGGAAGAAGCGGGGTTAGAGCATAGCCTTTTCCCGATTAGTCAAATAAACCTTATGGGTTTCGTCGAAATTATACCACATATTTTTAAGATCACTAAGCTAATCAAGCATACTATTGCTGATATAATTCAGCATGCCCCAGATTTGTTAATTACCATAGACTCGCCAGGCTTTACTTATAGAGTGGCAAAGAAGATTCGAGCAGTCCGGCCCAATTTAAAGATTATTCATATTGTTGCACCCTCCGTTTGGGCATACAAACCTTCCCGGGCTATGAAATACGCTAAAATTTACGATTATTTGTTGGCTTTACTGCCATTCGAACCACCATACTTTCAGAAGGTAGGTCTAGATTGCCGGTATATTGGTCATCCAATATTAGAGCAGTATTTTTATGATAATAAAGATAAAGAGCTATTAAAGCGAGAATTACAAATACCTGTTTATTCAGAAGTGTTATGTGTCACTTGTGGTAGCCGCAAAGGTGAAATAACAAGACATGCTCCGGTATTCACGGCGGCAATCAATCTACTAGCAAAAAAATTCCCTAATCTTGAAGTGATATTTGTCACGGCTGAGCCTAGTCATAAATCTTTAATTGAACCATTTTTATCAGATGCAGCATTTAACTACCATTTCTCGAGTGATAGACTTAAGATTTTTGCTGTAGCTACCCTTGCTCTAGCAAAATCTGGCACTAATACCTTAGAAATTGCCGCTTGTAATACTCCAATGATTGTTGCTTATAAATTAAATATCTTAAGCTTTCTATTAATAAAGTTACTAATAAAAATACCTTATATTTCTTTGATTAATATTATTGCTAATAAAGAGATATTACCAGAATTTATCCAGTTTAACTGTACTAAATCAAATATAGCAGATAAGCTTACATCACTATTAGTTGACAGGAAAAAAGCAGCGCAGCAAGTGAAAGAAAGCAGGAAGATTTTAATAGAATTAGGTTTTAAAAGCCCTAGCTCTCCTTCAAGCGTAGCAGCATATATTATAAAGTCAGAATGTTTAAACTGA
- the mlaD gene encoding outer membrane lipid asymmetry maintenance protein MlaD, with translation MKQNVIETLVGFIVILVALAFFVFAYKIGNSSKVESGYIVKANFQNAEGIVQGSSVMLAGIKIGSVTNITLDKTSFFALLTLSINNDIKLPKDTSIAIVTSGILGSRYISVTPGSSEENLAGGDQIKYTQSAVNIESLIGKLIYSFGSGRK, from the coding sequence ATGAAACAGAATGTTATAGAAACTTTAGTTGGCTTTATAGTAATACTAGTTGCTTTAGCCTTTTTTGTTTTTGCTTATAAAATTGGTAACTCATCAAAAGTTGAATCTGGGTATATAGTTAAGGCAAACTTTCAGAATGCGGAAGGGATAGTTCAAGGCAGTAGCGTGATGTTAGCTGGTATAAAAATCGGATCAGTAACTAACATAACTCTAGATAAAACTAGCTTTTTTGCTTTATTAACCCTTAGCATCAATAATGATATAAAGTTACCTAAAGACACTAGTATAGCAATAGTCACAAGTGGAATACTTGGTAGTAGATACATATCCGTAACTCCCGGTTCATCTGAAGAAAATTTGGCTGGAGGTGATCAGATAAAATACACCCAGTCAGCAGTTAATATTGAATCCTTAATAGGTAAATTAATTTATTCCTTTGGTAGTGGCCGTAAGTAA
- a CDS encoding type IV secretory system conjugative DNA transfer family protein — protein sequence MGLEKIVNITRNLLGHFIIHPLVVFCTIWISGVLVAFTTNEIRAINVDLTAIDIAYKWTYWLISVWSQLTFQAYNYLKVKLILSLTIPTITVIIFYWKNFKRIKNLQFFIQPEKVYGDASWATEADVDRAGLRSKHGMLLGTNSGGYFVADGFQHALLFAPTGSGKGVGFVIPNLLFWEHSIIVHDIKLENHGLTSGWRQKQGQRVFVWEPSNPDGITHCYNPIDWVSTKPGQMVDDVQKISNLIMPEKDFWNNEARSLFLGVVLYLIADPTKTKSFGEVVRTMRSDDVVYNLAVVLDTLGKVIHPVAYMNIAAFLQKADKERSGVISTMNSSLELWANPLIDSATASSDFNILEFKKIKTSVYVGLTPDNIQRLQKLMQVFYQQATEFLSRKMPDLKEEPYGVMFLLDEFPTLGKMDTFKAGIAFFRGYRVRLFLIIQDTQQLKGTYEDAGMNSFLSNSTYRITFAANNYETANLISQLVGNKTVEQRSYSKPLFFDLNISTRTQNVSQVSRALLLPQEVIQLPKDEQIVLIESFPPIKSLKIKYYEDKFFTNRLLPPTFVPTQKPYDPNKNNVDEEQDDTDSTTKED from the coding sequence ATGGGATTGGAGAAAATAGTAAACATTACCCGTAACCTCTTAGGTCATTTTATAATACACCCTTTGGTAGTATTTTGTACGATATGGATTAGTGGAGTGCTAGTTGCATTTACTACTAACGAGATTAGAGCTATAAATGTTGACTTAACAGCCATAGATATAGCTTATAAGTGGACTTATTGGCTAATTAGTGTATGGTCGCAATTAACTTTTCAAGCATATAACTACTTAAAAGTTAAGTTAATATTATCCCTTACTATACCGACAATTACAGTTATCATATTTTACTGGAAAAATTTTAAAAGAATAAAGAATTTACAATTTTTTATTCAACCGGAAAAAGTTTATGGAGATGCTAGTTGGGCTACTGAAGCTGATGTAGATAGAGCCGGTCTACGTTCAAAGCATGGTATGTTGCTTGGCACCAATAGCGGAGGATATTTTGTTGCTGATGGATTTCAGCACGCTTTGCTTTTTGCCCCAACCGGTTCAGGTAAGGGTGTAGGATTTGTAATTCCTAATTTATTATTTTGGGAACACTCTATTATAGTACATGACATTAAGCTAGAAAATCATGGTCTTACAAGTGGCTGGCGACAGAAACAAGGACAACGAGTATTTGTTTGGGAACCTTCCAATCCTGATGGGATAACTCATTGTTACAATCCTATAGACTGGGTAAGTACCAAACCAGGTCAAATGGTGGATGACGTACAAAAAATCTCAAATCTGATTATGCCTGAAAAAGATTTTTGGAATAATGAAGCACGTAGTTTATTTCTTGGTGTGGTACTATACTTAATTGCTGATCCGACAAAAACTAAATCCTTTGGCGAAGTGGTCAGGACAATGCGTAGTGATGACGTGGTGTACAACTTGGCAGTAGTTCTAGATACTTTAGGCAAGGTAATACATCCTGTGGCCTATATGAATATTGCTGCATTTCTACAAAAAGCAGATAAAGAGCGTTCAGGTGTTATCTCTACAATGAACTCTTCTTTAGAATTATGGGCAAACCCGCTAATCGACTCAGCTACTGCATCATCTGACTTTAATATACTTGAGTTTAAGAAGATTAAAACCTCAGTTTATGTTGGTTTAACTCCGGATAATATACAGCGTTTACAAAAATTGATGCAGGTTTTTTACCAACAAGCTACGGAATTTTTAAGCCGCAAAATGCCTGATTTAAAAGAAGAACCTTATGGGGTTATGTTCCTGCTTGATGAATTCCCTACTTTAGGCAAAATGGATACATTTAAGGCTGGTATCGCATTTTTCAGGGGATATAGAGTTCGCCTATTCTTGATTATACAAGATACTCAACAGCTCAAAGGAACTTATGAGGATGCTGGAATGAACTCGTTCTTGTCAAATTCTACATATCGTATTACTTTTGCAGCTAATAACTATGAAACAGCTAACTTAATATCTCAGCTAGTTGGTAATAAAACAGTTGAACAACGATCTTATAGTAAACCACTATTTTTTGATCTTAATATTTCAACAAGAACGCAGAATGTATCACAAGTTTCCAGGGCTCTGCTTTTGCCTCAAGAAGTAATTCAATTACCAAAAGATGAACAAATCGTTTTAATTGAATCTTTTCCACCTATTAAATCTTTAAAAATTAAGTATTATGAGGATAAGTTCTTTACAAATAGGTTATTACCGCCTACATTTGTTCCAACTCAAAAACCTTATGATCCTAATAAAAATAATGTAGATGAGGAACAAGACGATACAGATTCTACTACTAAAGAAGATTAA
- a CDS encoding IS630 family transposase, with product MGFVYKKPKIVPAKLDFNKQELFKLNYSLLKGNLRDKEAIYFMDGVHPQYQARARCGWIRKKQDKTLPTFSGWRRKHMIGAINLADLQLVRTENPKINGEQIVNFLQRLEEENSDKERIYLICDNASYHKSKKVKGYLVNSKIELVFLPPYSPNLNPIERLWKFMHSITTNNKFYHNFEQFSEAINKFFSNIADYKDRLRTLINDNFQTITVNHFCNSSG from the coding sequence TTGGGTTTTGTTTACAAGAAGCCGAAAATAGTACCGGCTAAGCTGGATTTTAACAAGCAAGAATTATTTAAGTTAAACTACAGTTTACTAAAAGGGAATCTCAGAGATAAGGAAGCCATATATTTTATGGATGGTGTTCATCCTCAGTATCAAGCAAGGGCAAGGTGCGGTTGGATAAGAAAGAAGCAAGATAAGACCTTACCAACATTCAGTGGCTGGAGAAGAAAGCACATGATTGGTGCTATTAATCTAGCTGATTTACAGTTAGTAAGGACAGAGAACCCCAAAATAAATGGGGAGCAGATAGTTAATTTTCTACAGAGATTGGAAGAGGAGAATAGTGACAAGGAAAGAATATATTTAATCTGTGACAATGCTAGTTACCACAAATCCAAGAAAGTTAAAGGATACCTAGTAAATAGTAAAATAGAGCTAGTATTTTTGCCACCATATAGTCCAAATCTTAACCCAATTGAGAGATTATGGAAGTTTATGCACAGTATTACAACTAATAATAAATTTTATCATAATTTTGAACAATTTTCGGAAGCAATAAACAAATTTTTCAGCAACATCGCCGATTATAAAGATAGGTTACGTACCTTAATAAACGATAATTTCCAAACTATTACCGTTAACCATTTCTGCAACTCTTCAGGTTAA
- a CDS encoding complex I NDUFA12 subunit family protein, with the protein MSFIDNFFISIFSKEIGKDQFGNKYYQSKKQNYLGQARRQVVYKGKVEASKVPPMWHAWLHYMTNEVPTNNNKFDWQQNYLPNITGTSLSHNLIKNSTTEAKYSSWKPLDKSK; encoded by the coding sequence ATGTCATTCATAGATAATTTTTTTATATCTATTTTCTCTAAGGAAATTGGAAAAGATCAATTTGGTAACAAATATTATCAAAGTAAAAAGCAGAATTATTTAGGTCAAGCTAGAAGACAAGTGGTTTATAAAGGTAAAGTGGAAGCATCGAAAGTTCCTCCTATGTGGCATGCTTGGTTGCATTATATGACTAATGAAGTGCCAACTAACAATAATAAATTTGACTGGCAACAAAATTATCTCCCTAATATCACTGGCACTAGCTTATCTCATAACCTAATAAAAAATAGTACAACTGAAGCTAAATATAGTAGCTGGAAACCTTTAGATAAATCAAAATAA
- the virB11 gene encoding P-type DNA transfer ATPase VirB11, giving the protein MSDNFAALETFLLPFKELFAEDGVNEIMVNKPGEVWVEKKGDLFCKSVPELDFEHLISLGRLVAQSTDQTISEEKPLLSASLPNGYRIQIVFPPACEPGHVGYAIRKGSTMNLTLDQYAKLGAFDSTSTGELIDENAKILNNYLKENKIKEFIRHAVISKKNIIISGGTSTGKTTFTNAALAEIPNSERLITVEDAREVILANHPNKLHLLASKGGQGRAKVTTQDLIEACLRLRPDRIIVGELRGAEAFSFLRAINTGHPGSISTLHADAPAMAIEQLKLMVMQASLGMPPEEVKKYILAVVDIVIQLKRGSGGKRYVSEIYYSKNRQD; this is encoded by the coding sequence ATGAGTGATAATTTTGCTGCATTAGAGACTTTTCTATTACCATTTAAAGAACTGTTCGCAGAAGATGGTGTCAATGAGATCATGGTAAATAAACCAGGAGAAGTATGGGTTGAGAAGAAAGGAGATTTGTTTTGTAAATCAGTACCTGAACTTGATTTTGAACATCTTATATCGCTTGGTAGGCTTGTAGCTCAGTCAACTGATCAGACAATTTCTGAGGAGAAACCTTTACTCTCTGCATCCCTACCAAATGGCTATCGTATCCAAATAGTATTTCCTCCTGCTTGTGAACCAGGTCATGTCGGATATGCTATCAGGAAAGGTAGTACAATGAACCTTACACTAGATCAATATGCCAAGCTGGGAGCTTTTGATTCAACATCTACTGGAGAATTAATTGACGAGAATGCAAAAATCTTAAATAATTATTTAAAAGAAAATAAAATAAAAGAATTTATTCGACATGCTGTAATTTCTAAAAAAAATATTATTATTAGTGGTGGTACATCAACTGGTAAAACAACCTTTACTAACGCTGCTTTAGCAGAAATTCCAAATAGCGAGCGATTAATTACTGTTGAAGATGCTAGGGAGGTAATCTTAGCAAATCACCCTAATAAATTACATCTCCTTGCTTCAAAAGGGGGGCAAGGTCGTGCAAAAGTTACTACTCAGGATTTAATTGAAGCATGTTTACGTCTAAGACCTGACAGAATTATTGTAGGTGAACTTAGAGGAGCTGAGGCATTTAGTTTCTTACGAGCAATTAATACAGGCCATCCTGGCTCTATATCTACTTTACATGCTGATGCACCAGCAATGGCTATAGAACAACTTAAGCTAATGGTTATGCAAGCTAGTTTAGGCATGCCACCAGAAGAAGTGAAAAAATATATATTAGCGGTCGTCGATATTGTGATACAATTAAAACGTGGTAGTGGTGGGAAGAGATATGTCTCAGAAATATACTATAGTAAGAATAGGCAAGACTAA
- a CDS encoding TrbI/VirB10 family protein, giving the protein MAKQNNTSSQISTQSAEEQDIPEVQNELSKVATNPKQSILILLVISAVFIFIFFKLFIADNKPAEVVAPSAPTDITKPTQDNSKNLPEIPKLPEAPKLETPVEPPPPPPPPPPPPKVADVPKLPLPTTSVDNNADKSADKASLPSVVSSPLPGGIAESDEEKKRREAKRKSSIVLIAGVPEKKTPSQIAEEANFQDRGDMAFVLGRGKIIEAVLETAINTDLGGEVRAIISRDVFSEREKIILIPKGSKIFGAYTTGIDGAYGRIAIIWNRIDLSNGYTITLDAIAVDNLGRKGEQGRVDNKYKERLTNAVLLSAFNIGLANALDKVVAPPVNSQAAAANAAVAANIQSLAQSINNGPGTEDVKISQICSSVMNAIPDKTSAAYISMMQACNTAQNPTGSQPGQRIVALMTAVTNAAASLLTSTATASTPTQAQTASKKAFTDISDTMKGMIQQHEFRPTITIDQGTVIKIYVNKDYKFPQSVLRKSRLIK; this is encoded by the coding sequence ATGGCAAAGCAAAATAATACCTCTTCTCAAATCAGTACACAGAGTGCAGAGGAACAAGACATACCAGAAGTTCAAAATGAGCTATCAAAAGTTGCCACTAATCCTAAGCAAAGCATTCTGATTCTACTTGTTATTTCTGCTGTCTTTATATTTATTTTTTTTAAACTTTTTATTGCTGATAATAAACCAGCTGAGGTGGTAGCTCCATCAGCACCTACTGATATTACTAAACCGACACAAGATAATTCTAAAAATCTACCAGAGATTCCAAAATTACCAGAAGCACCTAAACTCGAAACACCTGTGGAGCCTCCACCACCTCCACCACCACCTCCTCCTCCCCCTAAAGTTGCTGATGTGCCAAAGCTTCCTTTACCTACTACTTCAGTAGATAATAATGCTGACAAAAGTGCTGATAAAGCTTCTCTTCCTTCCGTTGTATCATCACCCCTTCCTGGAGGAATAGCTGAAAGTGACGAGGAAAAGAAACGCCGTGAAGCAAAGAGAAAATCTTCTATAGTATTAATTGCAGGAGTTCCAGAGAAAAAAACACCAAGTCAAATTGCCGAAGAAGCAAATTTTCAAGATCGTGGAGATATGGCATTTGTTCTTGGTCGTGGTAAGATAATTGAAGCGGTACTAGAGACTGCTATTAATACTGACTTAGGTGGGGAAGTAAGGGCAATAATTAGCAGAGATGTATTTTCTGAAAGGGAAAAGATTATTTTAATTCCTAAAGGATCAAAGATTTTTGGTGCTTATACAACTGGTATTGATGGAGCGTATGGTCGAATTGCAATAATATGGAATCGTATTGATCTATCAAACGGTTATACCATTACCTTAGATGCTATAGCTGTTGATAATCTTGGAAGGAAAGGTGAGCAAGGAAGAGTAGATAATAAATATAAAGAACGATTAACCAATGCTGTATTATTATCGGCATTTAATATTGGACTTGCCAATGCCCTTGACAAAGTGGTAGCTCCCCCAGTTAATTCACAAGCTGCTGCCGCTAATGCTGCTGTTGCTGCTAATATACAAAGTTTAGCACAAAGTATTAATAATGGTCCTGGTACTGAGGATGTTAAAATTTCACAGATATGTTCTAGTGTCATGAACGCCATTCCCGACAAGACCTCAGCAGCCTATATTTCCATGATGCAGGCTTGTAATACTGCACAAAATCCAACTGGATCACAGCCTGGTCAAAGGATTGTTGCATTAATGACTGCAGTAACTAATGCAGCAGCTAGTTTGCTAACTAGCACTGCAACTGCTAGCACTCCAACCCAGGCACAAACAGCTTCAAAAAAAGCTTTTACTGATATCAGTGATACTATGAAAGGTATGATTCAGCAACATGAATTTAGACCAACTATTACCATAGATCAAGGTACGGTAATTAAAATTTATGTCAATAAAGATTATAAATTTCCTCAATCTGTACTGAGAAAATCAAGATTGATAAAATGA
- a CDS encoding TrbG/VirB9 family P-type conjugative transfer protein, translating into MIIARLLFVAAILLHSVIANACAGNMHIDNDVDDLAITTDNRIKTYIHNPNEVYLLVLHFGFQSSIEFAKNEEIQNIVLGESYAWKMTPLANRLFIKPLEKNIRTNMTIITNKRTYQFDVVSKELEEGREKDLVYVVRFYYPKKRFSTSQ; encoded by the coding sequence ATGATAATAGCTAGACTTCTTTTCGTAGCGGCAATATTATTACATTCGGTTATTGCCAACGCTTGTGCAGGTAATATGCATATAGATAATGATGTAGATGATCTAGCCATAACTACTGATAACAGAATTAAAACTTATATACATAATCCTAATGAAGTTTATTTATTAGTTCTGCATTTTGGTTTTCAGTCAAGTATAGAATTTGCCAAAAATGAGGAGATACAAAATATTGTTCTAGGAGAATCCTATGCTTGGAAAATGACCCCGTTGGCAAATAGATTATTCATTAAGCCATTGGAAAAAAACATTAGAACAAATATGACTATCATAACTAATAAAAGGACTTACCAATTCGATGTTGTATCCAAAGAATTGGAAGAAGGTCGTGAAAAAGACTTGGTATATGTAGTTAGGTTTTATTATCCTAAAAAAAGGTTTAGTACTTCACAATAA